The following proteins come from a genomic window of Enterobacter chengduensis:
- a CDS encoding protein disulfide oxidoreductase — MDNRKISRLRRWAREGIILVLLTLAVMWGVDRYRKPTLPASFSATPMHSIDGNIHDIAALSQERPLLIYVWATWCSICRYTTPAVDKLAKEGGNVISIAMRSGDDAKLARWVEKKSLSMPVINDENGALSQQWQVSVTPTLVIVSKGSVVSTTTGWTSYWGLKARMWWAGL; from the coding sequence ATGGATAACCGTAAAATCAGTCGATTGCGCCGCTGGGCGCGGGAAGGGATCATACTCGTTCTGCTGACGCTGGCCGTAATGTGGGGAGTTGATCGGTATCGAAAACCGACGCTCCCCGCCAGTTTTAGTGCAACACCCATGCACAGCATCGACGGCAATATTCACGATATCGCGGCGCTCAGTCAGGAGCGCCCTCTGCTGATTTACGTCTGGGCCACCTGGTGTAGCATCTGTCGTTATACGACACCGGCGGTGGATAAGCTGGCTAAAGAGGGCGGTAACGTCATCAGCATTGCCATGCGCTCCGGCGATGACGCTAAGCTGGCCCGTTGGGTCGAGAAGAAAAGCCTGAGCATGCCGGTTATAAACGATGAAAACGGTGCGCTATCGCAGCAGTGGCAGGTGAGCGTCACGCCAACGCTGGTGATTGTATCGAAGGGTAGTGTAGTCAGCACTACGACGGGCTGGACGAGTTACTGGGGATTAAAAGCGAGAATGTGGT